Part of the Siniperca chuatsi isolate FFG_IHB_CAS linkage group LG6, ASM2008510v1, whole genome shotgun sequence genome, acacacacacacacacacacacacacacacacacacacacacacaaaatcaaaaactgtttatttaaagTATCTCACCAGATAAAGTTGttgaattatatatttaattaaatttaagcTTAATTTTTAGTCTATTTGTATTGTTGacaaatttgattttaaatttgaattaattttgcaCTTTGagtcacattttaaaagttttccaTATATTGAATTTATTCTTGCAGCCCACCCAAATAGATGTACTTTCACCCgttcttgttttttgtatttctgcattTAGTATTTCTTTAAAGTTTGCCTGACTTAAGAGTTCAAATACAATGAAAATCCCTGCCAAAAGCTGCAGAATGACTGATAAGTCTACCAGAATCATTGCCTGGTTCTAGATCAATGAATCGCTGCTCACGTCCCCATATTTTTCAGCAATTCAGTCTCATTGTCAGGCTAGAGACAAATTCATTTTGCAGCCAACTCTTAACCACCTCAAACAGATCCCCCTGCAGGCACTGACCTTTGTTTGGTCTCTGTGTGAGCAGGTATtcgtcctctccctcctctccaggtCTGATCATCACACAGGTCAGAGTTCGCTCCACTCGAGGTGCTTTCTTTGCTGGCTTTCTGGGGAAGTTCTGAACACCCAGCTCATCGTCCCAGGGCTCGGAGGGACACAGTGGACATGTCCCGCTGTTCactgagggagaggagaaagtattttaatataatattatgaCTACATGGAGGTCTGAGAGGTCTGAGGGAGCGAGGAGGACTCAGGACACTTACTACAGTCTTCTATATCAGGCAGGGTTGACGGCTTCCTGTCCAGCCTCCCCAACAGCTTCCTGGagtttttctcttgtttgaCATGAAcctgcacattcacacactgtatAAGCCCGCCATCAAGTACAGTATGATAATAGTCTATATTAGCTTTTTCTGCGTCTACAATACAAAGCAAAGCACAAATCATAACCATTACCTACTACTGGTTTAGCACTTAGGATGCTTTTTTAGGATGAGTTTTACCTTGCAGTAAGAGTGACAGTGAGACTGTACGGGACACTGGCTGCACAGTGGTCTTTTAGGAGTGCAGACTCGGGCTCCCAGCTCCATCATGGCTTGGTTAAAGTCCCCAGGTCTCTCAGGGTCCACCAGTGTATTGACTAGACTCCTGAAATAGAGAAAATTAATATATGACTATATTTGGAGGAGTCTTAGTTGAAACTTCAAAACTAGTTTGATactatttacaaaaatgttcttttttttctgtgctttgaTCACATAAAAAGCTgatattcattttcaaagttcagagagcagctgaaaccaaaaaaaaaaaaaaagtgagagtgGACTACAGCAGCATTCAGCACAAAGTCAACAATTAGGGGTGGAAGCTGAGAGAGGACCTGTAAACTGTCTTGAATAAAATGCCTTTTGGATTCTTAAAGTAAAAATTCAGGTCCCTTGAGGATGTTAGTTTGAAGTTTAATCTCACCAAAGGGCCTCTGTTACCGCAGGACTTGTGCTTTCGGCTCCGATGGCCCTCAGGCGACACAGCACCCGAATCACATTACCATCAACGGCTCCAGCAACCTAGGCAACAGAGATCTTTTCAATCATCGGTGATAAATGAGGCAGTGCAGCTATCAAGTGTGGCCTTAGAGTTTGCTCAGACCCatggacacacatacagctctgtgtgtgtgtgtgtgtgtgtgtgattaccaACCTGGCCCAGTGCAATAGAGCCTATAGCTGCAGCAGTGTAGCGTCCCACTCCAGGCAGCTGTTTCAGCAGGCTGTCAACTGTGCGAGGCAGCTGTCCCTTAAGCTCTGACACCACCTAAAACAGACCAGTAATACAATGAACACTCTGCACCCTAATATTTCACATTCTGTTGGTCAGTGGATTACATAATTGGTCATAACATAAAATCATACCAAATAATTATTACTTTGCAATTTTAAGAGGTACAGAACATATCAGACTAAAATGTAGATATATGCCACAGAATTGTTTGATGCAGTCAGAGCAGATTTACAGAGCACGACACAGACCTTCTGAGCTCCTTCATGAAGCCTCTTTCCTCGGGAATAGTAGCCAAGGCCCGCCCACATCTGGTTCACTTCCTGCACATAAATGAAATcaataaatctgatttaaaatcaATACTATTTGAAAATCACCGTCATCTTTTGTGACTGCTTTTTAGTAATCACCTCTAGTGTGGCAGCTGCAAGATCCTGCACTGTGGGCCACCGCTGGAACACAGTGAAGACTTTAAATTACACATCTAACACATTTAATATATGACAAGGATTTCAATGTAATGAACACCTCCAAGGCACCTACTTTCATCCATTTGTTGTAGTAGTCTGTTACTGTGGCAACTTGGGTCTGTTGCAGCATGATTTCTGAAACccacactaaaaaaaaaagagaggcaaCTGTCTGGTAAAGAGTGTCCGCAGCAGTTAAAGTTATGTAATTTtgacaagaaaatattttcttaccCGCATATGTCCTGATGTTGAGGTCTGACTCTGTCACAGCCTGTAAAAGAAACACCAGGAGCCAGTCAGTTAATTGTCAGCATTGTTTGTGCTGATAACCAGATGAGAAAAAAGGCTACAGTATAACAGGAAAGACTAATCAACTGAAAAAGTCAAATGCTGTCAGATATCATCATTACAAAATTAAGACATGATATTTTGACTTGCACATCCCTAGTATACTTTACCATGACTATGCAAtcaagttttttgttgttttacttttaggattttttttggtCTACCTGTAGTGACAAAAGAGATTAAAAATACTAATGAAACCAACAAATTAGGTGTGAGAGAAATCTCAGTGATAAAAGCATtcttgttaaaataaaaaggcGAGTTTTATGCAGTCACCCTATCTCTGAACCAAACTTACTCCTGTACTTtcataatatttaattaaagtttGCCTTTAACAGAAAAAAGACTATAATTTCTTGTCACAACCAGCGAAAGAAATGCTTCTCTCTACCAGAGTCCTCCATGGCAGCTCTCTCTTGTCCTTGTCATACCAGTTGAGCAGCTGAGACCGCAGCAGCACAACATCAGCAGGATCATGGAAAGTGTGGTATGTGGACGGTGAGGAAGCATTCGTGGTTTCCTCTGGAAGACCAAAAACATCATTCTCattcaaactaaacaaaaaggCAAATCCCACTGATTTTCAAGCAATAGAATATTGATCTAATACCCTTAAATGGTTCAAATGTTATATGCTGAGGGGGCGGACATTAACAGAATAGGTGATACTAGCCAGGTAACAAGATACAGGGGGTGAGTCAGTAGAGAGATTTTTTACGTCATAACTTTACATTTCCTACTTCGTAACTGCTTTTTAAGGCGGAGCTCTGAAATAAATTGGCGAAGACATTCCGAGTTTATTCACTGTAAAAGTGTCCCACGGGATAAAGTTTGGTTCTCTAGATGTGCCTTTAGATTGCTGCGGTAATTTCTGAGGCGGTACAATTCACTACCTAGTTGAATGAAGACCTTTCTGACacaacaaaaatgcacaaatgtaCACATTGCAATGGTAGTATTTATTGAGTGGCTGCTGTATTGGATACAACTTTTATTAGTTCTTACATGAATCTCATGTAGGCTTCAGGGATGTTTGTTCATGATCACATTAATGAGGATAGATTAGGTACCTAAAGTGTCTGTCTTTTCACATAATACGTGAAGTAACATGATTATGGTAGCTACCTTCTTTCACAGCTGTCTTTGACCTCTTCcgctttgtttttgctgtttctaCCACCTCCAATCCAGCTCTCTTGCTTTTGTGCATCGCTGAACGTAACTTGCTCATAGCCAAATACAAAAGTAGCGACTTATTTCCTTTCTCTGCTCACAGCGTGTGCACTCCTGTTTACTTCACTGATCCCTTTTGGTTCCCGCCACGTTCAGAGCGGACAGCTGCTTCACGTCCAATCCGCTGCGAGGAAACGCATAACGTCATCTCCGGTGGAAGggtcaaaatcaaaattacGTAGGTTGTCTGTGTAGTTGTGCAACTATCATTTCATATTGATTATTATTGACTATCATTATCATTACCCTGGATTAGAGGATGCATTTACTTCATTAGTGCATATTCAAAATaaccaaaatgtaaattatcattaaaaaaaatcttaaacagAGAACATTCAAAAAACTTTCAAATGCTGAAATCTCAATGATAGATTAAAATCATGTCTTGTTAAGCAAACTAACTAATAACAATTCAGTGTAAAACTGTATTACAGCTGGGCACAACTAATAACTGAAACAAATTGATCACTTTTTTTATAATtccacaaatgaaaaaaggtaGACGCAAATTAAGaattaaactgtcttttaatAACATACAAACAGTATTTACACAAGATTTTCTAAATTTGAGTCATCTGCATAATTAAAACTATTTGTTCCTCTTGTCAGTCTTCACAGTTGTCACCATCCAAAACTGGAATGCAaagattgacaaaaaaaaaaatatatatatatacatatatatattttcacataGTACAGGAAACTGACCAGAAGATGaactaataatagtaatatatGATCAGTACCTTCAGTTATGTTCACCTTGTTAGTTAGCAGGATTTCAGCTTGTGTTTCATCCATATTCATGTACAAAGTGTCAGCTTTGTGCTGTAGAAAGAGGGTGATAGAATCTGTTAGTGCTTCCTTCTAACAGCATCCATATGGACATTTAAACTAATACTATCAAGTTAAAGCTTACCATAAAGGCTGCAAACAGTGCACTGCCAATGACTCTCTGCACATGTTCCTCAATAACTGGGTATGAGCGGACAAAGTGCTAGGCAGAGATGAAAGCAGACATtcagtattagtgtgtgtgtgtgtgtgtgtgtgtgtgtgtgtgtgtgtgtgtgtgtgtgtgtgtgtctgtctgaatgtatgtatgcaggTTTGTTAGTGACCTGTATTTAACTATAATAAATCTACACTTTTGGGCGAACATGCCCATGCGTGTGTGTTAATGCTTATTGCATGCGTATATGAAAGCATGTGTGTACCTCCAAGGCCAGACTGGCTTGTATTTGGGCATCAGTGTGTTCTCTGTTACCCATAGCGTACAGAAGATGTTGGATCACTCCAAGAGGGAGGAGCTCACGGGAAACCTCCTGACTGTCCTTGGCCAGTAAGCTTCAACACATTAATGACCATAAAAATATGACCAGCAGCTAAAACTATTACACTGAGCTAATTAAAGTCATTAAAGCAACATACTAGTAATACAAATTCAATATATATTACAGATATTTACACATCACTTGTTCTGACAATGTTGTGTAATAAAACATTCATTACATTATGTCTAGTTATATTGGACTAATATTTATGTCCGTACCGTATAGTTTTAGCTGCAGCAGCTTGTTGCACAAACGCAGGCAGAGATCCAGTCATCTTGATTATCTCAGACTCTGATGGGATTGTATGTATCAGCAAAATATGTTAATGTAACAAATTAGGTCACATTATGTCAAAAAATTGAGCTAGCACATGCTATGCTAGCACATAAATTGATGCGTTTGGGTAGGTTGAAAATTACATATCTGTATCAGAAATTGCGGATATATTAGTgatgaataaagaaacactctcAGGTCAACTCTCCGTTTAACTTATATTGAATGTATGTATTTAGTACTGGCGCCAGGGAGCAAACACCATGCAcatcaaatacacaaaataaagtGTCAACTTGATCACAACCATTCCACTGGCCTAGTTATACCCACGGAAGAAGGGCGTGTATGGCTCCTCGAAGCTATCATGTCTTCCCCcctaaacaacaaaatccaGTGAGCACCAGTTTCCCACATAGCATATCTCATGAAATTGAGACAACCGAAGGTCTTCTAATCTTTACGACTGGACAGTCTGAACCTCCTCTGAGGTCGCAATGACCCTTTTGAGTTATTCAACTGATGATTTAACAGTGAATCAGCAATTTTCTACCATAATTAGCAGAACTCCTTCCTAAAGGAAATTCACTTCCTGTCACTGATCGGTCTGaaagggtcgctgcactgtaTCAGCCTTTGGGAAAAAATGACTTactacacttttaaaaaaaacaacacacttatAGAACAAAGTGGTACCTTCCATATTGTGGAGCTGCTGTACTTCTTCTTTAGTAGGCCTCAGCAGAGAGACCAGTCCACTGAGCAGCACTGGCCTCACATCATAACACTTCAGGTCTAAGATCAGATTTATAGCTGCCAGAAACATACACAGGTAGAGAAGAGTTTTTGACAAGATTAAAAAGATAGAAATGTTTCAGACATAGCCACAATGGCTAGTggattaatttgtcatttttaaaaaaaacatcccatTAGCCACAGCAAAAGTTTACCAGCATGtggttttaaataatttctatGCTTACCTTCATCCTGAACCTCAGGCTGCAGGGACCTGAGCATGTTCAGCAGAGGTTCCACAATGCTGTGATgggctgttttcattttggactgtgagagaggatagttattattattgtatttcttCTAATGTCTTAAATATACCCGATTTTGCCAGGATATCCTTAAAAATTAAAAGCTATTCTTCAGTACTCTGGTTAAGAAAAGATCAAATAAATGCATGCTCTGAGAACAATGAAAGTACATGCTTGCATTAATATATTGCTTAGTGTGCACTCTCTTGCTTTACCTGCACAGTGTGTAAGGTGTGCAGGACCAGCTGCTGGGCCTTTGGGGAGGTACAAGTCATGAGAGCAATCAGACCTTTGTAGATTTGGATTTGATACTTGGGGTTTCCATGGGACAGGGACTCCAGGAGGGCCCATGCTGTCTCTTGGGTTTTATCTGTGTTTGACTTAGCCAGACACTCTGCTATAGCTTTCACACCTGCAATAATGTAGGGCAAAGCTGATATGTCTCCTTCAGTGCTACACAAGTCATCCAAATGGTAAATGGAAAGTACTTGAACAGATCAAGTCATCTGACAATACAGTAGATAAaccagagaaaaataaaaataaatctggttGTAAATAGTTTTTGAAAAGCAGCTTATCTGCATGCCAGGATGAAACAGTGCTAAATATACagctatatatacacacacacacacgcacacacacacacacacacacacgtatatatatatatatatatatatatatatatatatatgtgtgtgtgtgtgtgtattccagGAAGATTCTTTATAAAATTTACCATGGCTTTCACAGATAATCTCTTTGTACTTGCGACCAGCATTTGAGACAGTGAGCAGAAGACGGAGGGCCTCtgccttttcttcctctttgctCTGAGAGTGGCTCAAGATGTCCAGGAGAGTGAGAACACCTCCATCCTCCAGGAACTCCATTAGGTACTGATCACTGAGGAATGTGACAAAAGTGTGTGACTGACAAAAACTGCATAATGGGGCACAAATACAGTCGTTTACAGTAGTATTTCATCTAACTCACTGGCTTGATGAAGAAAGGAAAATCCCAATTGCTTTAAGCTGCAGTCCTAAGAATGTCCCAAACATGTATCTGAATATTCAGTGAAGGACTGGGTCTCAGTTGATTACATAGTCAATTCAGTCAATTTGATTTCAGCAACAATATAgttaaatgtgtgcatgtatgcagtAAAGGacatggggaaaaaagtagAAATAATTATATTTGGATTCTCATAAGTCTATGACATTGAAGatataaaaaagtttaaaaattaatcattattgTTACATTCATGCATTGCAGAATACCATATGCAATTGTTTATATAGTACATATTATTGAACATGTTGTTTCTATAAGCTTTTCTGCTGTTATACAAGCGCCCACATTCAGCAGGGGCCCCAAAAAGTGTGAGGACAAATACCTGAACATTTATGATCTTCAAATTCACATGTTATTAAAGTTTGGTTACGTTTGGTTTTGACACTGATTTAGAAATGTGCCCAATACAACAGGCCAGTGTGTTTAAGTTGAAGCACCACTATTCAACAGTGACACGGAGCCCACGACATAGATTAAGAAAGGATACGTGAGTCTCATCCAGGTGGTGAGTCGAGCCAGGAAGAGGCTGGCAACCTGCGCAAACTCCAGCTCCAGCTCATAAAATGTCTTCCCTGTGTTTTGAGTCAGGAAAGTGTCCAACATGCGGCTGCGGACTGTCCTGTCACCACGGTCCCATTCTCGAAGAAAACTGAGTACTTTGCCGATATTCGCTTGTTCTTCCTGTGTTGACATCTTGTCTGTCTTCCTTCTTTTCACGTTGGCGAACTCAAGTTAACGTTATTAAGTTTTGTTTAGCTCCGAGAACCAGCAGAGTAGGCTACTGGTTGTATCTGCTCTGCAAACTGTTTGTTAAAAAACCATAATCAACCTAATGACTGAATATTTGCCTATAAAAACAGTCTTCATTTGCTCCATGTCTTCTTCCACTTTGTTTGTAGCAGCTAGCTAATGGGTTGCTTAGCAACGCCGCCACGATCTTCGGCTCTCTGATGTTTTTAGCCAAAGCATTAATCAGGatatgattgtttttttaaaagtagcctatagttttaataatatatgataaatgtatataatttaGAGCAGGAAATGTCCcttatgtaacattttggtaGAAAAAGTATTTACATAAAAGAAGGCTATTTTTCCAAATTCCAGTTCACTCTCTTTAGAGAGGAAAATTTAGCCTAGTTCTGGATCTTaatgtataataaaataaagccCTTCACTGACTCATGATAGTTGACTAAGAAATCAATATGTGAGACCTATAGTTTGTGTTGTATTATCTCTCACTTGTTTAGTTACATATTAGCAATATTACCAGCATTATGGAGCCAGCAATGTAGCATGAAGACCTCTCAAGATGTCCCTGCAGTCATTTGTTATTCAAGAGAGGGATAAAAGTGACAAGGTAAGgtttaaatgtacaaataacTGACTAAtccaaactttaaaaatgtatgtagttaaaggaaaaatacaagTCTTAAGATAAGATTTAAACTACTCAACAGAATCAAACTCTCTGATGTCAACAGGAAGTTGATTCCAGAGACAGGAGGTGCAATAGAAGAAGTCCCTGCAGTCTCCTGTGACCTGGGTTTCCAGAGGTTTGTGAGCCCATTCAGGGGTTGTGGAATACAGAGGAATTGCCGATGTATCGTCCTTTATCATGTTTTTGTATTGCATAATAAAGGGACTTTAAagttcaaattttattttctatttctaccaTTGTCACTTGCCAAGGCATTGTTGATGATGAATCCCTAAATAAATATGTTAACATAACTTCATGGCACCATAGAAAAATTTCACATTTGACCTTTGTTggacatacataaatatttcatGTGTGGTAAAAATCATTGTataattgaaaattaaaaaaatggccTATGTGAGAATAAAATGTGGTGTCAGATTTCAACTGTTATTCTGAGAAACACCCCTTTAGTGGGTGTGGTGATTAAATATCTGCATACAATGTGTTAAACTGTGCACAGATTTCCCCAATTTATTTCTTCAGTGAGAGACCTTTCTTCAGTTCACTTCATTTTGAGTTCTGGTAAGTTCATTCCTATTTTTAACCAGAAAAATGTATAGGCTACCGCAAATAATATGCGATGCCACTGCATATTATTTGCAtagagaaaacataaaataagaaaatgtttttgaatacaGTAACTTAGTTCCTGTTTTACTTCTTTACCCCAGTGCACTGcaatcaaaatgaaagaaaatacttTATTATTCTTCTGCATTCTTTTGCTGAGCGTCAGCTTGTCCGCTGGTGAGTAAACTGTTCTTATCCTGTGAAGCTGTAATAcctctgtggttgttttttaatgtctaAGCACAGCTTAATTTAACACCACCACGCGtgagacaaataaatataaatgtactcTTCTTTGAGTGAATAAACAATATTCTCAATGGCAATAAAGGTGGAAGTTGTAAACCCAAAACactcataatttaaaaaaaaaaaaaaatcaactttaaAATTAACTGTCAACTGGTATGAAGCAATCTGGGCTCGTTTTGTAAATGAAAGTGGAGCCAATATACAGTTAAGACAACACTGGTGATTCATAAGTCACATAACATGTAACATTGAttcaacactgacattattCATAGGATAAACCTATGTAAATGTAAGGCAAAAACTGAgctcattacattacatttttctttaggTCACGAGGAAGGTTTTATTAGGCTGGCTAATGGTCAAGATCACTCTGAGGACTGTGTGGAAGTATGCATCTTCCATGGAGAAATAAAGGATAAAATGTCAGACGCCAATTTCCCCTCACAACAAAATCACTCGCTTTGCCCATAGTGTGTGAAGGATATCAGTGATGAAGATTGCtcaagtgaaagtgaaaatgtcaCTTGCCCTTCTTTGCCAGCTGTTAGTTTGAAGATTGAGGAAAAGAACAGTGAGATGGAGGGACGTATTTGTTACAGCAATAGGCTTGTTGTGTGAAGGAAGGTATGTGGTCCACATTGATGAATTTAATGCTGTTGATGGTGAGAATCTTGTATTTGTACCAAGCAGCGCAGAACAAGTCTATAAATGCCCCTGAAACCTGTTCTCCTACCAAGTGGTGGTACATCCTCAGTACTCAACAGATTAGTTTCTGTTTcagcaaaacagaaacagaacttCAGT contains:
- the armh1 gene encoding armadillo-like helical domain containing protein 1 isoform X1; the protein is MSTQEEQANIGKVLSFLREWDRGDRTVRSRMLDTFLTQNTGKTFYELELEFAQVASLFLARLTTWMRLTYMFGTFLGLQLKAIGIFLSSSSHDQYLMEFLEDGGVLTLLDILSHSQSKEEEKAEALRLLLTVSNAGRKYKEIICESHGVKAIAECLAKSNTDKTQETAWALLESLSHGNPKYQIQIYKGLIALMTCTSPKAQQLVLHTLHTVQSKMKTAHHSIVEPLLNMLRSLQPEVQDEAINLILDLKCYDVRPVLLSGLVSLLRPTKEEVQQLHNMEESEIIKMTGSLPAFVQQAAAAKTIRLLAKDSQEVSRELLPLGVIQHLLYAMGNREHTDAQIQASLALEHFVRSYPVIEEHVQRVIGSALFAAFMHKADTLYMNMDETQAEILLTNKVNITEVLDGDNCED
- the mutyh gene encoding adenine DNA glycosylase, whose amino-acid sequence is MSKLRSAMHKSKRAGLEVVETAKTKRKRSKTAVKEEETTNASSPSTYHTFHDPADVVLLRSQLLNWYDKDKRELPWRTLAVTESDLNIRTYAVWVSEIMLQQTQVATVTDYYNKWMKRWPTVQDLAAATLEEVNQMWAGLGYYSRGKRLHEGAQKVVSELKGQLPRTVDSLLKQLPGVGRYTAAAIGSIALGQVAGAVDGNVIRVLCRLRAIGAESTSPAVTEALWSLVNTLVDPERPGDFNQAMMELGARVCTPKRPLCSQCPVQSHCHSYCKVHVKQEKNSRKLLGRLDRKPSTLPDIEDCMNSGTCPLCPSEPWDDELGVQNFPRKPAKKAPRVERTLTCVMIRPGEEGEDEYLLTQRPNKGLLAGLWEFPSLLLEEKSSEMKQKQVLCAEISRILGTHLTENLLQYVGEVVHIFSHIHQTYVVHSACLKDGDTQTQTENAQWLTRSALQEAAVSTGVKKIVKLCDSVDSQKEQSSKDGKRQKHADKKPQTSKKPKLSAANGGSRQLSLSSFFKTVKQES
- the armh1 gene encoding armadillo-like helical domain containing protein 1 isoform X2, with amino-acid sequence MSTQEEQANIGKVLSFLREWDRGDRTVRSRMLDTFLTQNTGKTFYELELEFAQVASLFLARLTTWMRLTYMFGTFLGLQLKAIGIFLSSSSHDQYLMEFLEDGGVLTLLDILSHSQSKEEEKAEALRLLLTVSNAGRKYKEIICESHGVKAIAECLAKSNTDKTQETAWALLESLSHGNPKYQIQIYKGLIALMTCTSPKAQQLVLHTLHTVQSKMKTAHHSIVEPLLNMLRSLQPEVQDEAINLILDLKCYDVRPVLLSGLVSLLRPTKEEVQQLHNMEESEIIKMTGSLPAFVQQAAAAKTIRLLAKDSQEVSRELLPLGVIQHLLYAMGNREHTDAQIQASLALEHFVRSYPVIEEHVQRVIGSALFAAFMHKADTLYMNMDETQAEILLTNKFWMVTTVKTDKRNK